Below is a window of Halobaculum lipolyticum DNA.
CCCTTTGGAAGTCCCACGGGGATTCACGCGGACGAAGTGTGTGCCCTCGTGTTCGCACTTGTATTCGAGCATCCGGAGGAACGCCCCCCACCCCGCTCCGGCTCTGTTCCGCGAGTTGCCTGGAAGCTCGATCAAAGCTTCGACGTCCAAGTCCTCGACCGCCACGAGGTCGTACTCGCTGGCGTAGTAGTTCGAGAGTTTATGCAGGAAGTCACGGCGTTTTCGCGCGAGTTCGGCGTGACGCTCTGCGACGAGACGAAGCTGTCTCTCCCAGTTTAACGACCCGTGTTGCTTTCGGTCGAGATGATGCCGTGAGCGGTCCAACCGCTCACGTTCGGTCGTGAGATCGAGCGGCTCAACGGCAATTCCGTCGGTGTCGTGAGCAAACTTGGTGATCCCGAGGTCGATTCCGACACACCGGTCGGGGTGCGCTGGTTTCTCAGGCAGGTCGTCGGGCAGTTCGAGTGCGAGAATGGCGTACCACTTCCCCGTCGGTTCCTGTTTCACCGTGACGGTCTTGATCACAGCGTCGTCGGGAAGCTCCCGATGGAAGGTGATAGGAATGTCTCCAATCTTCGAGAGACACAGTCGTGCCTGGCCACTCGTGTTCTTGAGTTTGAAGCCGTTTTGACTGTAGGTGAAGCTGCGGTACTCTCGGGGAGCTTTCCATTTGAGGCGGCCGACCCGACATCCGCGCTCCTTCTGAGCACGAAGGGTTGTGAGGTTGTTGTACAGCCGCTGAACGACTTTCTGGAGCACCTGTGAGTGCACCTGTTTCAGGTCACTCCACCACTGCTTGAGCTCCGGCAGACGCCCCATTTCGGAGTATGCCGACGTCCCGTCGTTGTGGTTGAGGCGGTGGTGGAAGTGGTTGTAGACCTGCCTACAGATGTCGACCGTCCATGCCAATCGTTCTTCGAGTTCGGTGCTCGGGTTCAGCCTGTAGCGGTAGCTATAGTTCATTTGCACTTCTGGGGATGTTCTGCTAATCACCCGACACGGCTGTCAGGGACGCAGCGGTTCTACCGGAAGATCATCGTGGGAACTTCACTCGTTTCAGTGATTCATTCGAACACGGCCGCCCGCGCCCGTCAGGGCGGCCGATAAACTCCCACGCGAAGCGGATAGATGACACCGGCCTGCGATTGAATACTGCACAGGCTAGTTCCTCCAGTGAGTAGTCAGTCCTCCCGTGTCCGCCGAAAGATCTGAAGGGCAGCTTTGGGACGGGTTCCATGCGAAGTGAGGGTGATGATAGCAGTAGGAATTGAGTGGGTGTCCGAAGAAATTCGACCAGAGAATTCCTATCTACCCGAGAGCGACCTCCTCAAAGCGATATTCGCCTCACCAGAAGGTACATCTCAAGTGGAGATCCGGTATACCATCTCCTGAAACCCGCTTGATCGCTCCTGTGTCGGGGGATATCGAGGGATGGGGACGCTGAAAGACGATGAGCATACTTCAGCGAAGATCTCGGAGGTGGCCACCACGAGACGATCGTTCGAATTCGAGGCGCTATCCGGGTTCTAGGGGGCGAACACAACCGATCGAGTCTGTTCACACGTCGGCGAGCGACAGAATGCCAGTCGGCTCAACACCGTATACACCCGTATTGCAACGACAGAAGCCCGCTTGCGACCGAATCGGATTATTGAAAGTTGGAACGTCGATGCACTGTCGAAAGGGAATGATGTGGTTGAGACCGCTCACGTCACCGTGTTTGCCGAGATTCGTGAGCGAAATGTGTGAGGTTCTGCGCACGCTCAATAGCACAGAACGGCTGGTATACCCACCTAGAAGCGATTATTCGCCAGTGTCGTAGTTTTCAGGCGGGGATTTCTATTTCAACGTCAGCGTGGTGAAGCCGGTGTCCGTCTCGATATCGGGCGACCAGCGAGAATACCGAGACATCGTTCGCTTCAAAACCGGCGTATCTGCTGTGCGGTCACCTACAAGCGGGTATTTCGAATCGTGTATCGGAACCTCAGCATCCGTGATTGGACGATATGGAGACCAAGAGCGGTTCTAGAGAGGGTATACGAATTGGCTCACTCGCAGTGATACGGCAGGGCCACAACCGAGCCCTCGAAACCTATGCTTCCACTGGAATTCGGGCAGGCGATACAACCGATTGAGTAGAGGATGTGTGAATATTATGTTGTTCTGACATATCCCTGCTGGGGTTCATATATCTCCCCGCGCGTCCGGAGCTTCTCGAGCTGTTTCTCGGCTTTGTCGGCGTCCATCCCGGCCTCGTCGGCGCGCTCGAGGATGGCGTCGACGGGCGCGCCCGGCTCGTCGTCGTACTCCTGTGCGATCGTCTGGATGAGGTCTTTGATCCCCTTGATCCGGTCGCGCTGGGTCTTGGAGGTCCCCGTCTCGACGACGTCGGCGTCGAACTGCCCCGTCTCGGGGTCGACGCCGATGTCCTGGAGACACGAGCGGACGATCTCGATGACGCGGGTGGCGTCCTCCTCCTCGACGGTGTCCGACAGGCGGACGCGGGCGCTCGCCTCCGACAGCCGGACGAGCGCCTCCAGCTTCCGGGCGGTGACGGGGACGGGCGCGTCCTCGTCGGCGCCCTTCGACCGGAGGTCGACGTAGAACTCGCGGATCGCCGCCCGCGCCTCGTCGGTCATCGTCGGGAAGCAGTTGCGCTTCGAGTAGGCGATGTACTTGCGCAGGAGTTCGGCGTCGATGACGGGCGCGACCTCCTGGGTCACCTCGTCGACCTGCTCTTGGGTGAAGTTCGAGGTCGCCATCCGCTCTCGCTGGGTGTTCAGCTCCCCGGCGTAGTTCGTCGTCAGGATGTGGTCGGCCAGCTTCGCGTCGTGGTCGGGGTCCGGGCTGTCGGTGACGGTGAAGATCAGGTCGAACCGCGAGATGAGCGCGGGTTCGAGGTCGATCTGCTCGCCGATCGGTTCGTACTGGTCGAAGCGGCCGTACTTCGGGTTCGCCGCACCGAGGAGCGAACAGCGCGACTTGAGCGTCGCGTTGATCCCGGCCTTCGAGACGGAGATCTGCTGTTGTTCGAGCGCCTCGTGCATCGCCGAGCGGTCCTCGGAGTTGTGGACGACCATCCCGTTCGCGATGAAGTTGTGCGTTCCCTCGACGGTGAGGTCGTACACTTTCGGCGTCGAAGCCGATTCGATCGCATCGACCAGTCGCCGAGCTTCGTTCCGAACGTCGTTGATCCGGTTTTCGGCGGTCGAGCGAACGTCTGCGAACCGGTCGGTCGAGACGGTACCGGAGAACCAACGCGAGACCGTCGATTGCGCGACATCGAGGTCTTCCGCCACAACACGTTGGGAGATGCCGTGCCGGTCCAATTCGGCAGCAAGGTCATCCCATGAGTCAGTCGTCAGTGACGTCTCCAGCAGACGCCTGGCGCGAGCGACGATGTCGTCGTTGGTTTCGCCGAGGAGATCGGTTAGCTCCTCACGGAGTACGTTGACTCGGTCGTCGACGGTACTCGCTGGTACTTCATCCACCGATTCGACGCGACGCCACTTCACGTCCCCACGAATCAGCGAGCGGAGTTCCGAGAGATCCGC
It encodes the following:
- a CDS encoding RNA-guided endonuclease InsQ/TnpB family protein; the encoded protein is MNYSYRYRLNPSTELEERLAWTVDICRQVYNHFHHRLNHNDGTSAYSEMGRLPELKQWWSDLKQVHSQVLQKVVQRLYNNLTTLRAQKERGCRVGRLKWKAPREYRSFTYSQNGFKLKNTSGQARLCLSKIGDIPITFHRELPDDAVIKTVTVKQEPTGKWYAILALELPDDLPEKPAHPDRCVGIDLGITKFAHDTDGIAVEPLDLTTERERLDRSRHHLDRKQHGSLNWERQLRLVAERHAELARKRRDFLHKLSNYYASEYDLVAVEDLDVEALIELPGNSRNRAGAGWGAFLRMLEYKCEHEGTHFVRVNPRGTSKGCASCGCSTAKPLWVREHSCPSCGFEADRDANAAWNILDRGLEKYIGAGRSESTPVETALPVDTVVSAKRVIETGSPIPEREP